The Mycobacterium paragordonae genome includes a region encoding these proteins:
- a CDS encoding cation-translocating P-type ATPase, with protein sequence MRLPGLGLVAGTALLGGGAATRVGRSVTRAMPDIPALARTAAGVAVEAIGGPSVRRTSSNGDRRWIEVRGLHDEHAAKTVAHVLTAVRATPGVRAAHLNPTLARLVVTLDPGVAGPSTAQLCRIVGDAEQRGRQRLPREKPASLPGDDAVLLGRVAAATAATVGLGLSLTGSLLRLPRLPDLLAVPPTLADHLPRLRREVDRRLGPDGADLLFGVVNAAAAALTVSPTAAAAEAATCVLLAAEAWNGRMAWFRHEPELGEHPGTGTARLPSPAPDGPAERYANRAGAAGIAAAATVGLLSRNPDAAGAAALAAVPKPLRAIREGFGCAMSRGLTARHDALVLHPRALRLLDRVDAVMIDPRALHTDELMVSRVLGVPDSQRTTAWDAVRAALADDGLTPGWHRLADIPGAGDAGRALISPVRDPFAAAVVTEARRSKPQVLCLEDDGLRSLAQGFDHLYPLEGSVDDALAAAVADLKAGGATVALLTTSAMRAAHDSDVTIGVLRRGHPPPWGADVVVADLTGAWRMLHALPAARGATENAIRLSASASAVGALMLIPGVPGRSSVSVNLGMAASLWFGLRSGAKVFGSSVPEPESGHDWHGLPAHEVQRLLPRPPDQDAEAALSGWRHALPVRVLHGATTRSWQLVRDFTDEMRNDLSDPITPLLATGAAASALLGSPLDAFLVGNVLLLNAALSAEQQLRAQRILNRLLAVQDPAARRRVGPLDERRREKVPAKRLRPGDIIEVRAGEVVPADARLLHAFSVEVDESTLTGESLPVPKETAATPGAPLAERACMLYAGTTMVAGTAVAVVTTVGSRTEMRRALAMTPRKSREIGLQRQLSRITRRALPFSVGGGALVGLLSVARGTPLREAVAGAVTLMVAAIPEGLTLVVTLAQLAAARRLTGESVLIRNAHSVEALARLNVVCFDKTGTLSENRLTVQAVRPSEGFDAEQVLDAALSTTYSRHAHRVEHATDDAIVRAADGSQPRPRPTRDAFLPFQSGRPYAAALVGTRLTIKGSPEVLVSALTHRDGLLAREIDEMAGAGFRVLAVAERRLTPDQAAAAAQDPDLLESLCGAELTAVGLLGLADTPRPLAQAVLTELARRDIGVRLITGDHPATATAIARDLGMKVTAGQVITGSDWEALHSDQRTAAVQSRLVFARMSPEHKVEVVQTLERAGLVTAMVGDGVNDAAAIRAASVGIGMAARGSDAARTAADMVLLDGRIEALLDALDEGQQLWRRVHSAVSVLLGGNTGELCFALITTLLTGRSVLNARQMLLVNMLTDALPAAALAVSPQNHNGEVDRDESTMWRAIGIRGVATTIGALVAWALGRATGTRRRAATVALIGLVATQLLQTLVDSRSGLVVATAGGSLVVLAVVVSTPGLSQLFGCTPVGPLGWGQALLAAAAACLVAVIAPDLLARASHGAHQMISRVNDFAPA encoded by the coding sequence ATGCGTCTGCCCGGATTGGGCCTGGTGGCGGGCACCGCGTTGCTGGGCGGCGGCGCGGCAACACGGGTGGGCAGATCGGTGACCCGTGCCATGCCGGACATTCCGGCGCTGGCCCGCACCGCCGCGGGCGTGGCAGTCGAGGCGATCGGCGGCCCATCGGTGCGCCGCACCAGCAGCAATGGCGACCGCCGCTGGATCGAGGTGCGGGGTCTGCACGACGAGCACGCCGCCAAGACCGTCGCCCATGTCCTGACGGCGGTCCGGGCGACCCCCGGCGTGCGGGCAGCGCACCTCAACCCCACCCTGGCCCGGCTGGTGGTCACGCTGGATCCCGGCGTGGCCGGACCGTCGACGGCCCAACTGTGCCGGATCGTCGGCGACGCCGAACAGCGCGGCCGCCAGCGCCTACCCCGAGAGAAGCCGGCAAGCCTGCCAGGCGACGACGCGGTGCTGCTGGGCCGAGTGGCTGCGGCCACGGCCGCCACTGTGGGCCTTGGCCTTTCGCTGACCGGCAGCCTGCTGCGGTTACCCCGGCTGCCAGACCTGCTGGCGGTGCCGCCGACGCTGGCCGACCACCTGCCGCGGTTACGCCGCGAGGTGGACCGCCGGCTCGGGCCGGACGGCGCCGACCTGCTGTTCGGTGTCGTCAACGCCGCGGCCGCCGCGCTGACGGTGTCGCCGACGGCGGCGGCCGCCGAGGCGGCGACGTGCGTTCTGCTGGCGGCCGAAGCGTGGAACGGCCGGATGGCCTGGTTCCGGCACGAACCCGAATTGGGCGAGCACCCCGGGACCGGTACGGCGAGGCTCCCCTCCCCTGCCCCGGACGGTCCCGCGGAACGCTACGCGAACCGGGCCGGCGCGGCCGGCATCGCCGCCGCCGCGACGGTAGGGCTGCTGTCCCGCAACCCCGATGCGGCCGGCGCCGCGGCACTGGCCGCCGTGCCGAAACCGCTGCGCGCCATCCGGGAGGGCTTCGGGTGCGCGATGAGCAGGGGCCTGACGGCGCGGCACGACGCTCTGGTGCTGCACCCGCGCGCGCTGCGCCTGCTCGACCGGGTCGACGCCGTCATGATCGACCCTCGGGCGCTGCACACCGACGAGCTGATGGTGAGTCGCGTTCTGGGAGTGCCGGATTCGCAGCGCACCACCGCCTGGGACGCGGTGCGCGCCGCGCTGGCAGATGACGGTCTGACACCGGGCTGGCACCGGCTGGCGGACATCCCCGGGGCGGGCGACGCGGGCCGGGCGCTGATCAGTCCGGTGCGAGATCCGTTCGCCGCGGCGGTCGTCACCGAGGCGCGCCGCTCCAAGCCGCAGGTACTGTGCCTCGAAGACGACGGATTGCGTTCGCTGGCACAGGGATTCGACCATCTCTATCCGTTGGAAGGGTCGGTCGACGACGCGCTGGCGGCCGCCGTGGCGGATCTGAAAGCCGGCGGCGCCACCGTGGCACTGCTCACCACGTCGGCGATGCGGGCCGCCCACGACTCCGACGTCACGATCGGCGTGCTGCGGCGAGGCCACCCGCCCCCCTGGGGTGCCGACGTCGTCGTCGCCGACCTCACCGGCGCGTGGCGGATGCTGCATGCGTTGCCCGCCGCCCGGGGCGCCACCGAAAACGCCATCCGGCTGTCGGCGTCGGCCTCGGCCGTCGGGGCACTGATGCTGATCCCGGGCGTGCCGGGGCGCAGTTCGGTATCGGTCAACCTCGGTATGGCGGCCAGCCTGTGGTTCGGGTTACGTTCCGGTGCAAAGGTTTTCGGTAGTTCAGTGCCCGAGCCGGAGTCCGGCCACGACTGGCACGGCCTACCGGCGCACGAGGTGCAGCGGCTGCTGCCACGCCCGCCCGACCAGGACGCCGAAGCGGCGCTCAGCGGGTGGCGACACGCGTTGCCGGTGCGGGTGCTGCACGGCGCGACGACGAGGTCGTGGCAACTCGTCCGCGATTTCACCGACGAGATGCGCAATGACCTGTCGGATCCCATCACCCCGCTGCTGGCCACCGGCGCGGCGGCCAGCGCACTGCTCGGCTCACCGCTGGACGCCTTCCTGGTGGGTAATGTGTTGCTGCTCAACGCGGCATTGTCGGCCGAGCAGCAGCTGCGCGCCCAACGCATCCTCAATCGCCTGCTGGCGGTGCAGGATCCAGCAGCGCGGCGGCGGGTGGGCCCGCTCGACGAACGGCGCCGCGAGAAGGTGCCCGCCAAGCGGTTGCGTCCGGGCGACATCATCGAAGTCCGTGCCGGGGAGGTCGTGCCCGCCGACGCGCGGCTGCTGCACGCCTTCAGCGTGGAAGTCGACGAATCGACGCTGACCGGCGAGTCGCTGCCAGTGCCCAAGGAGACCGCGGCGACACCGGGCGCGCCGCTGGCCGAACGGGCCTGCATGCTCTACGCCGGCACCACGATGGTCGCGGGCACCGCGGTGGCCGTGGTGACCACCGTCGGTTCGCGGACCGAGATGCGCCGGGCGCTGGCGATGACGCCGCGAAAGTCCCGGGAGATCGGGCTGCAGCGGCAGTTGAGCCGAATCACCCGGCGCGCGTTGCCGTTCAGTGTCGGAGGCGGGGCGCTGGTCGGACTGCTGAGCGTGGCCCGGGGAACCCCGTTGCGTGAGGCGGTGGCCGGTGCGGTCACGTTGATGGTGGCAGCCATTCCCGAGGGTTTGACCCTGGTGGTGACGCTGGCCCAGCTGGCCGCCGCGCGCCGGCTCACCGGCGAGTCGGTGCTGATCCGCAACGCTCATTCGGTCGAGGCGCTGGCCCGGTTGAACGTGGTCTGCTTCGACAAGACCGGCACGTTGAGCGAGAACCGGTTGACGGTGCAAGCGGTGCGCCCGTCGGAAGGCTTCGACGCCGAACAGGTTCTCGACGCCGCGCTGAGCACCACGTATTCCAGGCACGCGCACCGGGTCGAACACGCCACCGACGACGCGATCGTCCGCGCGGCCGACGGTTCGCAACCCCGCCCGCGCCCGACCCGGGACGCGTTCCTGCCGTTCCAATCCGGTCGCCCGTACGCGGCCGCGCTCGTCGGCACCCGGCTGACCATCAAAGGGTCACCGGAAGTGCTCGTGTCGGCGCTGACCCACCGCGATGGACTGTTGGCACGGGAGATCGACGAGATGGCCGGTGCCGGCTTCCGGGTACTGGCGGTGGCCGAGCGTCGCCTCACCCCCGACCAGGCCGCGGCCGCCGCGCAGGACCCGGATCTGCTGGAAAGCCTCTGCGGCGCCGAACTCACCGCGGTCGGGCTGCTCGGGCTCGCCGACACACCGCGGCCGCTGGCGCAGGCCGTGCTCACCGAGCTTGCCCGGCGCGACATCGGGGTCCGCTTGATCACCGGCGATCATCCCGCCACCGCGACCGCGATCGCCCGCGACCTGGGCATGAAAGTCACTGCGGGACAAGTCATCACCGGCAGCGACTGGGAGGCACTGCATTCCGACCAGCGCACGGCGGCGGTGCAGTCCAGGCTGGTGTTCGCCCGCATGTCGCCGGAGCACAAGGTGGAAGTGGTCCAGACGCTGGAGCGGGCCGGTCTGGTCACGGCGATGGTCGGGGACGGCGTCAACGATGCCGCCGCGATCCGGGCGGCCAGCGTCGGGATCGGGATGGCGGCACGCGGCAGCGACGCGGCCCGCACCGCCGCCGACATGGTGCTGCTCGACGGGCGGATCGAAGCGCTGCTCGACGCCCTCGATGAGGGCCAGCAGTTGTGGCGGCGGGTGCACTCGGCGGTGTCGGTGCTGCTCGGCGGCAACACCGGCGAGTTGTGCTTCGCGTTGATCACCACCCTGCTGACCGGCCGTTCGGTGCTCAATGCCCGCCAGATGCTCCTGGTCAACATGCTGACCGATGCGCTGCCAGCCGCGGCTCTCGCGGTCAGTCCGCAGAACCACAACGGGGAGGTCGA
- the mgtA gene encoding magnesium-translocating P-type ATPase: MRESPAVPPALTANEVAAAPIDEVLNRLDSSAAGLSGTEAAARLQRYGANVVRTHRVHALAILARQLRNAVLILLAVTAVVSFFLGDSMQALIIGVILLASTGLSFFNEYRAENAAARLHAGVHHNAVVRRDGEFVTVDVTQLVQGDVIRLSLGEAVPADVRLIDVSGLECDESILTGESTGEEKSPQPVPAASALADLTDLAFMGTIVSAGQATAVVYATGREAEFGRIAAGLDTRQPETDFQVGLRQFSYLLLQVAIALMVVILASNLLLHKPVIDSVLFSLAIAVGITPQLLPAVVSTSLATGSRQLAKAKVLVKRLVCIEDLGDIDILITDKTGTLTDGRIRLVETIDAAGTPTESVLRLGLLATDVDPESGGASANALDAALWESPQSAQLVGGVRRIAMSPFDHQRRATSALVEGHDGNRLLIVKGAPEHVLTRCGATPAAAQDTLTALFAAGRRVVAVASRAADELTGITADDESALALAGFLVFADEPKAAARQSLAALAGLGIELKIATGDNPRVAEKVCRELGLASKGTVTGAELEVLANDDEFADAARRHTIFARISPEQKARLIATLRRSGRSVGFLGDGVNDALALHAADVGISVDSATDVAKDAADVLLLEKDLGVLATGVAEGRRIFANTIKYVLMGTSSNFGNMFSAAAASALLPFLPMLPSQILLNNLLYDSSQLPIATDRVDEEQLHAPSHWNVAFIRRFMMIFGPISSLFDFMTFGLMLGVLDAGAVEFRTGWFVESLATQTLIIFAIRTRKVPFFRSRPSGLLTATTLTVVALGVVLTVSPLAAPLGFTTLPWQFFAALGGFVAVYLVLVELAKSMFYAEPMRLAGQPHRTRGRAHRIRRRAARFHHHRV; this comes from the coding sequence ATGCGCGAGAGTCCTGCCGTGCCGCCCGCATTGACCGCGAATGAGGTTGCCGCGGCCCCGATTGACGAAGTCCTGAACCGGCTGGACAGCTCGGCCGCCGGACTGTCCGGCACCGAAGCGGCCGCCCGGTTACAGCGGTACGGCGCCAACGTAGTGCGCACCCATCGCGTGCATGCGCTCGCAATCCTGGCTCGGCAGTTGCGCAATGCGGTGCTCATCCTGCTGGCGGTCACCGCGGTGGTGTCGTTCTTTCTCGGCGACAGCATGCAGGCGCTGATCATCGGCGTGATCTTGCTGGCCAGCACCGGCCTGAGTTTCTTCAACGAATACCGCGCCGAGAATGCCGCCGCGCGGTTGCACGCCGGGGTTCATCACAACGCCGTGGTACGCCGCGACGGCGAATTCGTCACCGTCGACGTCACCCAACTCGTCCAAGGTGACGTGATCCGGCTCTCGCTGGGTGAGGCGGTGCCGGCCGATGTCCGGCTGATCGACGTCAGCGGCCTGGAATGCGACGAGAGCATTCTGACCGGTGAATCGACGGGCGAGGAGAAGTCGCCGCAGCCGGTTCCGGCGGCCAGCGCGTTGGCCGACCTGACCGACCTGGCCTTCATGGGCACCATCGTCAGCGCCGGCCAGGCCACCGCGGTGGTGTACGCCACCGGCCGCGAAGCCGAATTCGGCCGCATCGCAGCGGGTTTGGACACCCGCCAGCCCGAGACGGACTTCCAGGTCGGCTTGCGCCAGTTCTCCTATCTGCTGCTGCAGGTCGCGATAGCGCTGATGGTGGTCATCCTGGCCAGCAATCTCCTACTGCATAAGCCGGTGATCGACTCGGTGCTCTTCTCGCTGGCGATCGCCGTCGGTATCACCCCGCAGCTGCTGCCCGCCGTCGTCAGCACCAGCCTGGCTACCGGCTCGCGGCAGCTGGCCAAGGCGAAGGTGCTCGTAAAGCGGCTGGTCTGCATCGAGGACCTGGGTGACATCGACATCCTGATCACCGACAAGACCGGCACGCTGACCGATGGGCGCATCCGGCTGGTCGAGACGATCGACGCGGCCGGGACGCCCACCGAGTCGGTGTTGCGCCTCGGGCTGCTGGCCACCGACGTCGACCCGGAATCCGGTGGGGCCAGCGCCAATGCGCTCGATGCCGCGCTCTGGGAATCGCCGCAGTCGGCGCAACTGGTCGGCGGCGTGCGCCGCATCGCGATGTCGCCCTTCGACCATCAGCGCCGGGCGACCTCCGCACTGGTCGAGGGCCACGACGGAAACCGCCTGCTCATCGTCAAGGGCGCACCCGAGCACGTGCTGACCCGGTGCGGCGCCACGCCGGCCGCCGCCCAAGACACGCTGACAGCACTGTTCGCCGCCGGGCGCCGGGTGGTGGCCGTGGCCAGCAGAGCGGCCGACGAACTGACCGGCATCACCGCCGATGACGAATCCGCGCTGGCGCTCGCGGGTTTCCTGGTGTTCGCCGACGAACCCAAGGCCGCCGCCCGCCAGTCCCTGGCTGCGCTGGCCGGCCTCGGCATCGAGCTGAAGATCGCCACCGGCGACAACCCGAGGGTCGCCGAAAAGGTCTGCAGGGAACTCGGTCTGGCGTCCAAGGGCACCGTCACCGGCGCCGAGCTGGAAGTGCTGGCCAACGATGACGAGTTCGCGGACGCGGCGCGCCGGCACACCATCTTCGCCCGCATCTCTCCCGAGCAGAAGGCGCGACTGATCGCCACGCTGCGGCGCAGCGGACGCTCGGTTGGCTTCCTCGGCGACGGCGTCAACGACGCGCTGGCGCTGCACGCCGCCGATGTCGGCATCTCCGTGGACAGCGCCACCGACGTCGCCAAGGATGCCGCCGATGTGCTGCTGCTGGAAAAAGACCTGGGCGTGCTGGCCACCGGGGTGGCCGAGGGGCGGCGGATCTTTGCCAACACCATCAAGTACGTGCTGATGGGCACGTCGAGCAACTTCGGCAACATGTTCAGCGCCGCCGCCGCGTCGGCGCTGCTGCCGTTCCTGCCGATGCTGCCCAGCCAGATCCTGCTGAACAACCTGCTCTACGACAGCTCGCAGTTGCCGATCGCCACCGACCGCGTCGACGAGGAACAACTGCACGCGCCCTCACACTGGAACGTCGCGTTCATCCGCCGGTTCATGATGATCTTCGGCCCGATCAGTTCGCTCTTCGACTTCATGACCTTCGGGCTGATGCTGGGTGTGCTGGATGCCGGCGCCGTCGAGTTTCGCACCGGCTGGTTCGTGGAATCGCTTGCCACACAGACACTCATCATCTTCGCGATCCGCACCCGCAAGGTCCCGTTCTTCCGCAGTAGACCGAGTGGACTGCTGACGGCGACCACCCTGACCGTGGTCGCCCTCGGTGTCGTTCTGACGGTTTCGCCGCTGGCCGCACCGCTGGGCTTCACCACGCTGCCGTGGCAGTTCTTCGCCGCCCTCGGCGGATTCGTCGCGGTGTACCTGGTGCTCGTCGAGTTGGCGAAGTCGATGTTCTACGCGGAACCGATGCGCCTTGCGGGCCAACCACATCGCACCCGGGGACGTGCCCACCGCATCCGGCGGCGGGCCGCGCGCTTTCACCACCATCGTGTCTAG
- a CDS encoding pseudouridine synthase, with amino-acid sequence MEPALIGVRDALGPVRVRLRGGPVLSELTDRFGARAGAQVLAGEVVDAHGAVVDDATVLPAGASVYLYRDLPDEVPVPFDIPVLYRDDDIVVVDKPHFLSTMPRGRHVAQTALVRLRCSLGLPELSPAHRLDRLTAGVLLFTTRRELRGRYQTLFAQGLVRKTYLARAAVNPALSLPRVVRSRIVKRRGNLQAVTEPGEPNAETLVELQSPDGLYRLTPRTGRTHQLRVHMSELGVPINGDPLYPNIIDVAVHDFSTPLQLLAQRIEFDDPVTGSRREFVSRREEVWI; translated from the coding sequence ATGGAGCCTGCACTGATCGGCGTTCGGGACGCCCTGGGGCCGGTGCGGGTGCGCCTGCGGGGCGGACCGGTGCTGTCCGAACTGACCGACCGGTTCGGTGCCCGGGCAGGTGCGCAAGTGCTGGCCGGTGAAGTGGTCGACGCCCACGGCGCCGTGGTCGATGACGCCACCGTGCTGCCGGCCGGTGCCAGCGTGTACTTGTACCGGGATCTGCCCGACGAGGTGCCGGTGCCCTTCGACATTCCGGTCCTTTATCGCGACGACGACATCGTGGTGGTCGACAAACCGCACTTCCTGTCGACCATGCCGCGGGGCCGCCACGTCGCCCAGACTGCGCTGGTGCGGCTGCGCTGCAGCCTCGGTCTGCCCGAGCTCAGTCCGGCCCACCGTCTGGACCGGCTGACCGCGGGGGTGTTGCTGTTCACCACGCGCCGGGAGCTCAGGGGCAGGTATCAAACACTTTTCGCGCAGGGGCTGGTCCGCAAAACATACCTGGCGCGGGCCGCCGTCAACCCCGCACTGTCGCTGCCGCGGGTCGTGCGGAGCCGCATCGTCAAGCGCCGCGGCAACCTGCAGGCGGTGACCGAGCCCGGCGAACCCAACGCCGAGACGCTGGTCGAACTGCAGTCTCCCGACGGCCTCTACCGGCTGACGCCGCGCACCGGCCGTACCCACCAGCTCCGGGTGCACATGTCCGAACTGGGCGTGCCGATAAACGGAGACCCGTTGTATCCCAACATCATCGACGTTGCCGTCCACGACTTCAGCACGCCGCTGCAGTTGTTGGCCCAGCGTATCGAGTTCGACGACCCGGTCACCGGGTCGCGCCGCGAGTTCGTCAGCCGCCGAGAGGAAGTCTGGATATGA
- a CDS encoding arylsulfatase — MSEDNALVIVAGYQDIDTARSDFENLTGRANAKTLPLQGAVLVGKDAEGNGVLLDTGNKLGRRGAAWGAGAGLAVGLFSPALLASAAFGAAAGALAGTFAHHRITSGLGDKIGEALSAGSALIIAVTPAQGRLPVEQTMAGSPMKSVAELSRSTLRALGSALEEAMGKFNPDRTKLPIPQRKFGGTIGRTVAESVGDWTIVPGAAPPDNAPNVLIVLIDDAGFGGPDTFGGGISTPALSRVAENGLAYNRFHVTAVCSPTRAALLTGRNHHRVGFGSVCEFPGPYPGYATVLPRSCAALPRILRDNGYVTAAFGKWHLTPDNVQGAAGPFDNWPLGWGFDHFWGFPSGAAGQYDPIITQDNTVIGIPEAPSADRPYFFPDDLTDKAVEWLHTVRAQNATKPWMMYYATGATHAPHHVFKEWADKYQGQFDEGWDIYRQKTFERQKQLGIIPPDAELTERPDLFPAWDSLTDSQRKLYARQMEVFAGFSENADWNVGRLLDAVDELGESDNTLVIYIWGDNGASMEGTNTGSFNEMTFLNGLDLDADQQLALIEQYGGIEALGDEFTAPHFASGWAHANNTPFQWGKQMASHLGGTRDPMVIAWPSRIRPDDKLRGQFTHCIDIAPTVLEAIGLPVPTSVDGVEQEPMDGTSFLPSFNDAAAAEHRTVQYFEMFGSRAIYKDGWWASARLDRAPWDLSPETMQRFAPGTYDPDKDVWELYYLPDDFSQAHNLAADHPDKLAELQELWWEEAERNRVLPLLGGLAVMFGDLPPLPTTTRFAFKGDVQNIQRGMVPRIYGRSYAIEARLTVPEDAQGVIVANADFMGGFALWVDEERRLHHTYSFLGVETYRQVSTEPIPTGEVTVRMQFDSAQPVVGSGGRVTLWAGDRQIGEGELPQTVSLSFTSYAGLDVGRDNGLVVDRDYEDKAPYAFNGTVHEVVFDLMPVAPETELALHEHASVQAVGRGAAG; from the coding sequence ATGAGTGAGGACAACGCGCTCGTCATCGTCGCCGGGTATCAGGACATCGATACCGCGCGAAGCGATTTCGAGAACCTGACCGGACGGGCCAACGCCAAGACGTTGCCGTTGCAGGGCGCGGTGCTGGTCGGCAAGGACGCCGAGGGCAACGGCGTGCTGTTGGACACCGGCAACAAGCTCGGCCGCCGCGGCGCCGCCTGGGGCGCGGGCGCAGGCCTGGCCGTGGGCCTGTTCTCGCCCGCGCTGCTGGCGAGCGCGGCGTTCGGTGCCGCGGCCGGCGCGCTGGCGGGGACGTTCGCCCACCACCGGATCACCTCCGGACTCGGCGACAAGATCGGCGAGGCCCTGTCGGCGGGCAGCGCCCTGATCATCGCCGTGACCCCGGCGCAGGGCCGGCTCCCGGTGGAGCAGACGATGGCCGGATCGCCGATGAAATCCGTTGCCGAGCTCAGTCGTTCGACGCTGCGCGCGCTGGGCTCGGCCCTGGAAGAGGCGATGGGCAAGTTCAACCCCGATCGCACCAAGCTGCCCATACCCCAACGCAAGTTCGGCGGCACCATCGGCCGCACCGTCGCCGAATCGGTCGGCGACTGGACCATCGTCCCCGGCGCCGCGCCGCCCGACAACGCACCCAACGTGCTGATCGTGCTGATCGACGACGCCGGTTTCGGCGGTCCGGACACGTTCGGCGGCGGTATCAGCACCCCCGCCCTGTCCCGGGTGGCCGAAAACGGGTTGGCGTACAACCGCTTTCATGTCACCGCGGTGTGCTCGCCGACCCGTGCGGCGCTGTTGACCGGGCGCAACCATCACCGGGTGGGCTTCGGATCGGTCTGCGAATTTCCCGGCCCTTACCCCGGCTACGCCACGGTACTGCCCCGCAGTTGCGCCGCGCTGCCCCGGATTCTGCGCGACAACGGTTATGTCACAGCGGCTTTCGGCAAGTGGCACCTGACCCCCGACAACGTGCAGGGCGCAGCCGGACCATTCGACAACTGGCCGCTGGGTTGGGGATTCGACCACTTCTGGGGGTTCCCGAGCGGGGCCGCGGGCCAGTACGACCCGATCATCACGCAGGACAACACGGTCATCGGCATTCCGGAGGCGCCGTCGGCCGACCGGCCGTACTTCTTCCCCGACGACCTCACCGACAAGGCCGTCGAATGGCTGCACACCGTGCGCGCCCAGAACGCCACCAAGCCATGGATGATGTACTACGCGACCGGCGCCACCCACGCGCCGCACCACGTGTTCAAGGAGTGGGCGGACAAGTACCAAGGGCAGTTCGACGAGGGCTGGGATATCTACCGGCAGAAGACATTCGAGCGTCAGAAGCAGCTGGGCATCATTCCGCCCGACGCCGAGCTCACCGAGCGGCCGGACCTCTTCCCGGCCTGGGACAGTCTGACCGACAGCCAGCGCAAGCTGTACGCGCGCCAGATGGAGGTGTTCGCCGGGTTCTCCGAGAACGCGGACTGGAATGTCGGCCGGTTGCTCGACGCGGTCGACGAACTCGGCGAGTCCGACAACACGCTGGTGATCTACATCTGGGGCGACAACGGCGCCAGCATGGAAGGCACCAACACCGGCTCCTTCAACGAGATGACGTTCCTGAACGGCCTGGATCTCGACGCCGACCAGCAGTTGGCGCTGATCGAGCAGTACGGAGGCATCGAAGCACTCGGCGACGAATTCACGGCGCCGCACTTCGCCTCGGGGTGGGCGCACGCCAACAACACGCCGTTCCAGTGGGGCAAGCAGATGGCCAGCCACCTCGGCGGCACCCGCGACCCGATGGTGATCGCCTGGCCGAGCCGCATCCGGCCGGACGACAAACTGCGCGGCCAGTTCACCCACTGCATCGACATCGCCCCAACGGTGTTGGAGGCCATCGGTTTACCGGTGCCGACCAGTGTCGACGGCGTCGAGCAGGAACCCATGGACGGCACAAGTTTCCTGCCGAGCTTCAACGACGCGGCCGCCGCCGAGCACCGCACGGTCCAGTACTTCGAGATGTTCGGCAGCCGCGCCATCTACAAGGACGGGTGGTGGGCGTCGGCCCGGCTGGACCGCGCGCCGTGGGACCTGTCGCCGGAAACCATGCAGCGCTTCGCACCCGGCACCTACGACCCGGACAAGGACGTCTGGGAGCTCTACTACCTGCCCGACGATTTCTCCCAGGCGCACAACCTCGCCGCCGACCACCCGGACAAGCTCGCCGAGCTGCAGGAGCTGTGGTGGGAGGAAGCCGAGCGCAACCGGGTATTGCCGCTCCTGGGCGGGCTGGCGGTCATGTTCGGTGACCTGCCGCCGCTGCCCACCACCACTCGGTTCGCCTTCAAAGGCGACGTCCAGAACATCCAGCGCGGCATGGTGCCACGCATCTACGGCCGGTCGTATGCGATCGAGGCGCGGTTGACGGTGCCCGAGGACGCGCAGGGCGTGATCGTTGCCAACGCCGACTTCATGGGCGGTTTCGCGCTATGGGTCGACGAGGAGCGACGGCTGCACCACACCTACTCGTTCCTAGGCGTCGAGACCTACCGGCAGGTGTCCACCGAACCGATCCCGACGGGGGAGGTCACCGTCCGGATGCAGTTCGACTCGGCCCAGCCCGTCGTCGGCTCGGGTGGCCGCGTCACGTTGTGGGCCGGCGACCGCCAGATCGGCGAAGGCGAGCTGCCCCAGACGGTCAGCCTGTCTTTCACGTCCTACGCCGGCCTGGACGTCGGCCGCGACAACGGGCTGGTCGTGGACCGGGACTACGAGGACAAGGCGCCCTATGCGTTCAACGGAACGGTGCACGAGGTCGTCTTCGACCTGATGCCGGTGGCGCCGGAGACGGAACTGGCGCTGCACGAACACGCGTCGGTGCAGGCCGTCGGGCGCGGGGCGGCAGGTTAG
- a CDS encoding DUF732 domain-containing protein, with product MIDNVSIVLRQFVCGEVPAMAVCHSRLRSLVPAALLAVAVVAVFSKAPVAQADAVDSQFLNALSSHGINFGSPQAAIQAAHQVCDELDSGRLKSDVANEVTGSSNLDGYHAGYFVGVSVAAYCPRHHSTN from the coding sequence ATGATCGACAATGTAAGCATCGTGTTACGTCAATTCGTCTGCGGGGAGGTTCCAGCGATGGCCGTCTGCCACTCACGCTTGCGTAGCCTCGTACCGGCCGCGCTGCTCGCCGTCGCGGTAGTGGCGGTGTTTTCCAAGGCGCCGGTCGCGCAGGCCGACGCCGTAGACAGCCAGTTTCTCAATGCGCTGAGTTCCCACGGCATCAATTTCGGGTCCCCGCAGGCCGCCATCCAGGCCGCACACCAGGTGTGCGACGAACTCGACTCCGGCCGGCTCAAGTCCGACGTCGCCAACGAGGTGACGGGCAGCAGCAACCTGGACGGCTACCACGCCGGCTATTTCGTCGGGGTGAGCGTCGCCGCGTACTGCCCCCGGCACCACTCGACGAATTAG